From a region of the Chitinophaga caseinilytica genome:
- a CDS encoding GSCFA domain-containing protein — MNFRLTFPVEPLGPSIHHSDKVLLSGSCFAEEIGSRLEQHRFDVLLNPNGILFNPLSIARSMTSYLDDKRYTADELFLHEDIWHSWDHHSRFSGTDRNAVLQRINDSQAAAAARLKEADWLVITLGTAHAWYLKEDGRLVGNCHKVPDASFTKKLVPLDEIISALDNMMHRLFFVNRKVNILFTVSPVRYVRDGVVENNLSKAVLLQAVHHLVHKFDRLFYFPAYELVMDDLRDYRFFKEDMVHPNEQALQYVWEHFLKACVQPSSQEVARQVVELLRAKGHKPFNPESPAHKQFLQAMAKKARALQEQNPSLDFGDLLRYFET; from the coding sequence ATGAATTTTCGCCTCACTTTCCCGGTGGAGCCGCTGGGGCCTTCCATACACCATTCCGACAAAGTACTGCTGTCGGGCTCCTGTTTCGCTGAAGAGATCGGTTCACGGCTGGAGCAGCACAGGTTCGACGTGTTGCTCAATCCCAACGGCATCCTGTTCAACCCGCTGAGCATCGCCCGGAGCATGACTTCCTACCTGGACGATAAGCGCTATACGGCCGATGAGCTGTTTTTACACGAAGATATCTGGCATAGCTGGGACCATCATTCCCGTTTCTCCGGGACCGACCGCAACGCGGTGTTGCAGCGCATCAACGATTCGCAGGCGGCTGCCGCGGCGCGATTGAAGGAGGCAGACTGGCTGGTGATCACGCTGGGCACGGCGCACGCCTGGTACCTGAAGGAAGACGGCCGCCTGGTGGGCAATTGCCACAAAGTGCCGGATGCATCGTTCACGAAAAAGCTGGTGCCGCTGGATGAGATCATCTCGGCGCTGGACAACATGATGCACCGGCTGTTTTTCGTGAACCGGAAGGTGAACATCCTGTTTACGGTGAGTCCTGTGCGGTATGTGCGCGACGGGGTGGTGGAAAATAATCTGAGCAAGGCGGTATTGTTGCAGGCGGTGCATCATTTGGTGCATAAATTCGACCGGCTGTTTTATTTCCCGGCATATGAGTTGGTGATGGATGATCTGCGGGATTACCGTTTCTTCAAGGAAGACATGGTGCATCCGAACGAGCAGGCGTTGCAGTATGTGTGGGAGCATTTTTTGAAGGCTTGCGTGCAGCCTTCGTCGCAGGAGGTGGCGCGACAGGTGGTGGAGTTGCTGCGTGCGAAAGGCCATAAGCCATTCAATCCTGAAAGCCCTGCGCACAAACAGTTTCTGCAGGCGATGGCGAAGAAGGCGCGCGCGTTGCAGGAACAAAATCCTTCTCTGGATTTCGGAGATTTGTTGCGCTATTTTGAAACGTAG
- a CDS encoding hydroxymethylglutaryl-CoA lyase produces the protein MLKIIECPRDAMQGWPRQIPAQEKTAYLNALLRVGFDTLDFGSFVSPKAIPQMADTAEVLAGLDESATKLLAIVANVRGAEDAVGHERVHYLGFPFSISETFQLRNANKTIAESLEQVQTIQELCIKNEKQLVIYISMGFGNPYGDPYSPEVALEWADRFAALHIPIISLADTVGVAKPEGISALFSKLVPAYPEVEFGAHFHSTPQAWEEKIAAAWDNGCRRFDSAIRGIGGCPMAQDDLVGNIATENLLWFCQQRGIDTGLDAKAFAEAMVQADSVFGH, from the coding sequence ATGCTCAAAATCATCGAATGCCCGCGAGACGCCATGCAGGGCTGGCCGCGCCAGATCCCTGCCCAGGAGAAGACCGCCTACCTCAACGCCTTGCTGCGCGTAGGTTTCGATACGCTGGACTTCGGCAGCTTCGTGTCTCCCAAAGCCATTCCCCAGATGGCGGACACGGCGGAGGTGCTGGCGGGGCTGGACGAATCGGCCACGAAGCTGCTGGCGATCGTGGCGAACGTCCGCGGGGCGGAAGATGCGGTGGGGCATGAGCGGGTCCATTACCTGGGGTTCCCTTTTTCCATTTCAGAGACGTTCCAGCTGCGGAACGCCAACAAAACGATCGCCGAGTCGCTGGAGCAGGTGCAAACCATCCAGGAGCTTTGCATCAAGAACGAAAAGCAGCTGGTGATCTATATTTCCATGGGCTTCGGTAATCCGTACGGCGATCCGTACAGTCCGGAAGTAGCCCTGGAATGGGCAGACCGGTTCGCGGCCCTGCACATTCCCATCATTTCCCTCGCAGATACGGTAGGCGTGGCGAAGCCGGAGGGTATTTCGGCACTGTTCTCGAAGCTGGTGCCGGCTTACCCGGAGGTGGAGTTCGGGGCGCATTTCCATTCCACGCCGCAGGCCTGGGAGGAGAAGATCGCGGCGGCATGGGATAACGGGTGCCGGCGGTTCGATAGTGCGATCCGCGGCATCGGTGGTTGCCCCATGGCGCAGGATGATCTGGTGGGGAATATTGCCACGGAAAACCTGCTGTGGTTCTGCCAGCAGCGGGGGATCGATACCGGGCTGGATGCAAAGGCTTTTGCGGAAGCGATGGTACAAGCCGATAGCGTGTTCGGTCATTAG
- the rlmB gene encoding 23S rRNA (guanosine(2251)-2'-O)-methyltransferase RlmB has protein sequence MNHRFKPQAPKPKQSSLIIGRQPLLEAMKNGKAIERIYMLKTASGDIIPQIRNQATELRIPINYVPVEKLNSLTQANHQGVVALAASVAYLDLQDVISHTVEKGETPLFLILDGITDVRNIGAIARSAVCCGAQAIIIPDRGIAALNEEALKSSAGALERIAICRVNSLLKAIDELHLNGIKVVASEMEAKSKLQDLPWREPVAVIMGSEDKGVYPALLKAADEQFHIPMQNNFESFNVSVAAGIILYEAMKQRLDA, from the coding sequence ATGAACCACCGTTTCAAACCACAGGCTCCCAAGCCCAAACAGTCTTCCCTCATCATCGGCCGCCAGCCCCTGCTGGAAGCCATGAAGAACGGAAAGGCCATCGAGCGCATCTACATGCTCAAAACCGCCTCCGGCGATATTATACCGCAAATCCGCAACCAGGCCACCGAACTGCGTATCCCCATCAACTACGTACCGGTGGAAAAACTCAATAGCCTCACCCAGGCCAACCACCAGGGCGTGGTAGCCCTGGCGGCTTCCGTGGCCTATCTCGACCTCCAGGACGTGATCTCCCATACGGTCGAAAAAGGCGAAACGCCCCTTTTCCTCATCCTCGACGGCATTACCGACGTCCGCAATATCGGCGCCATCGCCCGGAGCGCGGTCTGCTGCGGGGCGCAGGCCATCATCATCCCCGACCGGGGCATCGCCGCGCTGAACGAGGAAGCCCTCAAATCTTCCGCCGGCGCGCTGGAACGCATCGCGATCTGCCGGGTGAACAGCCTGCTAAAAGCCATCGACGAGCTGCATCTCAACGGCATCAAAGTGGTGGCCAGCGAGATGGAGGCCAAATCGAAGCTGCAGGACCTGCCCTGGCGCGAGCCGGTGGCGGTGATCATGGGCTCGGAAGACAAGGGCGTGTACCCGGCGCTGTTGAAAGCGGCCGACGAGCAGTTCCACATCCCCATGCAGAATAATTTCGAATCGTTCAACGTGTCCGTTGCCGCGGGGATCATCCTCTACGAAGCCATGAAACAGCGGTTGGACGCCTGA
- a CDS encoding NUDIX hydrolase, with the protein MEQHQNPWRFESASIPYENPWIRVTERRGLNPAGNPGIYGTVHFKNVAIGVVAMDEEQHIWLVGQYRVPLEAWSWEIPEGGGPHGEDPLIAAQRELLEETGLRARHWRPVVKMHLSNSVSDESGIVFLAQGLEMGEAEPEETEQLAVRRVPFEEAYQMVKDFGITDSLSVAAIQKIRLMMLEGEL; encoded by the coding sequence ATGGAACAGCATCAAAACCCCTGGCGCTTCGAGTCTGCCAGTATTCCTTACGAAAACCCCTGGATCAGGGTCACGGAGCGCCGCGGCCTGAACCCGGCCGGCAATCCGGGCATTTACGGGACCGTCCATTTCAAGAACGTGGCCATCGGTGTGGTGGCGATGGACGAGGAGCAGCACATCTGGCTGGTGGGGCAATACCGCGTGCCGCTGGAGGCCTGGAGCTGGGAAATCCCCGAGGGCGGCGGGCCCCATGGCGAAGACCCGCTCATCGCCGCGCAGCGCGAGCTGCTGGAGGAAACAGGGCTCCGGGCACGGCATTGGCGGCCGGTCGTGAAGATGCACCTTTCCAACTCGGTATCCGACGAGTCCGGGATCGTGTTCCTGGCGCAGGGGCTGGAGATGGGGGAGGCGGAGCCGGAGGAGACGGAACAGCTGGCCGTTCGCCGCGTTCCCTTCGAGGAAGCCTACCAGATGGTGAAGGATTTCGGGATCACGGACTCCCTTTCCGTGGCCGCGATCCAAAAGATAAGGCTCATGATGCTGGAAGGGGAGCTTTGA
- a CDS encoding GNAT family N-acetyltransferase codes for MQIIKATEDRLNALAALFDAYRQHYEQAPDVAGAEAFLRERLRQQDSVIYLAVDENEVIGFTQLYPVFSSIGMKKAWILNDLFVAPAARRKGAARELLAKARELGQETGSRYLMLQTHFDNEKARALYESTGWKLDEEFAYYYLSL; via the coding sequence ATGCAAATTATTAAAGCCACGGAAGACCGGCTGAACGCCCTCGCCGCGTTGTTCGACGCCTACCGGCAACATTATGAACAGGCACCTGACGTTGCAGGCGCCGAGGCGTTCCTGCGCGAGCGCCTCCGGCAGCAGGACAGCGTCATTTACCTCGCCGTCGACGAAAACGAAGTAATCGGCTTTACGCAGCTGTATCCCGTTTTTTCCTCGATCGGCATGAAGAAAGCCTGGATTTTGAACGATCTGTTCGTGGCCCCGGCCGCCCGCCGGAAAGGCGCGGCGCGGGAGCTGCTGGCCAAAGCCCGGGAGCTGGGGCAGGAAACGGGCAGCCGTTACCTGATGCTCCAGACCCATTTCGACAATGAAAAGGCGCGGGCGCTGTATGAAAGTACGGGCTGGAAGCTGGACGAAGAATTCGCGTATTACTACCTCTCCTTATAG
- a CDS encoding GNAT family N-acetyltransferase — MNAANDIRILSWHPDYQPHFERLNKAWISKFFRLEPVDIAVLEHPHEHIIAPGGDIIFVSIGNQVVGTVAYRLKSDDTVEMTKMAVDESFQGRKLGWALGKAIIERAAEKGFAKMVLYSSRQLTPAITMYHKLGFEEVEVENGVYERCDIKMEISLREPPLAALSRALKEEVLQTELRLLQFTDEEASARPSPEKWSKKEILGHLTDSALNNYPRFIRAQQTALLEAPGYDQDFWVEARQYMREDWRELVQIWKSVNLHIVRLLPLIPAEALGNVLVIGQNPPATLEFWANDYLRHLQHHLHQIFPVHANY; from the coding sequence ATGAACGCAGCAAATGATATCCGCATCCTGAGCTGGCACCCAGACTACCAGCCGCATTTCGAAAGGCTGAACAAGGCCTGGATCAGCAAATTCTTCCGGCTCGAACCGGTAGACATCGCCGTGCTGGAACATCCGCACGAACATATCATCGCCCCGGGCGGCGACATCATCTTCGTATCCATCGGCAACCAGGTGGTGGGCACGGTGGCTTACCGGCTGAAGTCGGACGATACGGTGGAAATGACGAAAATGGCCGTGGACGAAAGCTTCCAGGGCCGCAAGCTCGGCTGGGCGCTGGGCAAGGCCATCATCGAAAGAGCGGCGGAAAAAGGCTTCGCGAAGATGGTATTGTACTCCAGCCGCCAGCTCACCCCGGCCATCACCATGTACCATAAACTGGGGTTCGAAGAAGTGGAAGTGGAAAACGGGGTATACGAAAGATGCGACATCAAGATGGAAATATCCCTCCGGGAACCGCCGCTGGCGGCACTGTCGAGGGCATTGAAGGAAGAAGTGCTGCAAACGGAGCTCCGGCTTTTGCAGTTCACCGATGAAGAGGCATCTGCCCGTCCTTCCCCCGAAAAATGGAGCAAAAAGGAGATCCTCGGCCATCTCACCGATTCGGCCCTCAACAATTACCCGCGCTTCATCCGCGCGCAGCAGACCGCTTTACTGGAAGCGCCCGGCTACGACCAGGATTTCTGGGTGGAAGCGCGGCAATATATGCGGGAAGACTGGCGCGAGCTGGTGCAGATATGGAAAAGCGTGAACCTGCACATCGTTCGCCTGCTGCCGCTCATTCCGGCCGAAGCGTTGGGGAACGTGCTCGTGATCGGCCAGAACCCGCCGGCTACACTGGAATTCTGGGCCAACGATTACCTTCGTCACTTACAACATCACCTCCATCAAATATTCCCCGTACATGCAAATTATTAA
- a CDS encoding EamA family transporter — MQQRNHTNAYVALVIVSIFWGTTYLAARIGVQHMHGMMLAGLRQTSAGVILVAFFLMKGYKLPQFPVLSKLFVIGTIMLCGSNGLMTWAMQYIPSGLGAIIAATVPIWITIFSYFLVQKTKITVQLVVGMLIGLLGIGGIFYDNLAQLMNEEYRFGVMLITLACVFWALGSVLTAKWALGVNYLYGAGFQMLFSGVVMLVIAGFMGQHLHFSSFTGELWGSLLYLVFIGSLLSYSAYVFALNNLPPSLVSIYAYINPIVAVILGWLILQEKLNWLMGLSCMVTLLGVYLVNKAFNKQKSYERSK, encoded by the coding sequence ATGCAACAGCGGAACCATACCAACGCTTACGTGGCGCTTGTCATCGTAAGTATCTTTTGGGGGACCACCTACCTGGCGGCCCGGATCGGCGTGCAGCACATGCACGGCATGATGCTGGCGGGCCTCCGGCAAACGAGCGCCGGCGTTATCCTCGTGGCGTTTTTCCTCATGAAGGGGTATAAACTGCCGCAGTTTCCCGTGCTATCCAAATTATTCGTGATCGGCACCATCATGCTTTGCGGCAGCAACGGGCTCATGACCTGGGCCATGCAGTACATCCCCAGCGGGCTGGGCGCCATCATTGCGGCCACCGTTCCCATCTGGATCACGATCTTCAGTTATTTCCTCGTGCAGAAAACGAAAATTACCGTGCAGTTGGTGGTCGGGATGCTGATCGGGCTGTTGGGGATCGGGGGCATCTTTTACGACAACCTGGCCCAGCTGATGAATGAGGAATACCGTTTCGGGGTGATGCTGATCACCCTGGCCTGCGTGTTCTGGGCGCTGGGGTCGGTGCTCACGGCCAAGTGGGCGCTGGGCGTCAATTACCTGTATGGCGCCGGGTTCCAGATGCTGTTCAGCGGGGTAGTGATGCTCGTTATCGCGGGGTTCATGGGGCAGCACCTGCATTTTTCATCGTTCACCGGAGAATTATGGGGCAGCTTACTGTACCTCGTTTTTATCGGATCATTGTTAAGTTACTCCGCTTACGTTTTCGCCCTGAACAATTTACCGCCTTCGCTGGTATCCATATATGCCTACATCAATCCCATCGTTGCCGTGATCCTCGGGTGGCTCATCCTCCAGGAAAAACTGAACTGGCTCATGGGGCTCTCGTGCATGGTGACCCTCCTGGGCGTGTACCTCGTCAACAAGGCATTCAACAAGCAAAAAAGTTATGAACGCAGCAAATGA